In the Podarcis muralis chromosome 15, rPodMur119.hap1.1, whole genome shotgun sequence genome, CACTTGAGCAGCAGGGAGGGGGCACAGACTGGTCTTGATGAAGGGAGGGATCTTGGCTGCCCTGGGGGGAATCTTGAGGGCTAGATCAAAAGCCCTGGGGACCACATTCAGAGTTCCTACATGCTTGCTTCTAAATGCAAGGGCCTCCACACAGAGACAAGGATGTGTATGTTTGGATGTTTGATGTGAAAAATTTAAAACAACCAGTGCTAATAAATTGAGTCAATTAACAAAAGTACTTACTTATATCACTACTTACAGTTGGGCTGGAtccctcctctccctgctgtGAAAAGTATTCCAATAAGGAATTCCCAAAGAATGTTGTGAAGGATTATTTCTACACCAGCAGCAACTGTCGTCTGTCTTCTGTAGTGTAAGTCTCCACATCAGGGCAAAAACCAAGAGGCCAGCTGGATAACATGTTTCAAAGGGGAGAAGGTGAAGAGAGGCTTAAGCACTTGGGGGACCGATTGAGAAAATCATGAGAGTAGATCACAGAAAAATGGAGAAATTGTCACTCGGGAGCAGAGATAGGCTGTGActattttccagtcttaaattcagttcctccTCTTTAAATTTAAGTTCCTCCTCTCTTGCACTCAgaaggagccagccactgaatCCGTGCCACGCTCAGTCCCGTGCtcagcctcctcctctgccccctgccAACAGATATTGAATAGGGCAAAGACAACTTGGCCCCACAGAGCCAGCACCCCAGTGGGCCTATTCGTTTGGGAGCATGGATTTGATGGGATCACATTAAGACTGCGGTCAGAAGCCATTTCTTTTCCATCTCTATATCCTGCTGAGGACACAGGGTCCATGGCAAGGTTGATCCTGGGGCCTTTTGACATGGGAAGCGGGCTGCCTGCCTTTTTCTCCAGACCCAAGAGAAGTGGGGTCCTCAGGCTAGTGGAGAATCAAAAGGGCACATTCAGTGACACATGGTGAATGTCTGTTTCTTTCTCTGACAGGTTTGTATTCAAGAATGGAATAACAGGCTGTGCTGACCCAAATGCCCAGTGGGCCAAGGATCTTATGGAATACATTGACAGCATTAAGCATTCCCCCAGCTCAAGACCCACAACTGTGCCTATCCCCAGCGCATAGCCCACATTAGGAAAAGGCACTTGAAGCTACAGCAACCTCCTTGCCTCTTCGCTGAACCTcttcccactctctctctctctctctccctccctctctcccggctCATATTCTGTCCCCTTCATGGCTGAAGAGAGTCTTCATTCAAGGGACTCTGTGGTTATCAAGGCAGCAATCTAGGAGCAGCCGGCCTGCCTTGTGGGAAAGGGTCTACCAGAAAGTAGTTCCTGAAGTCAGCAGGTGCCCCTTTCATAGCTAAGTCAATCGACACTGTTTGGCAGGTTCTGTTCAAGCAACCAAGCATCTGTTTCCAAGCAGCTTTGCAAGATGTTGATTTCCAGTGTGCTGCTGGGGAACAAATCCATTTTGCCAAGGCTTTTAAGGAAATTCCCAAAGCATGATTTAAATCTCACCTTGGGTATCTGTCTTGAAAATCCGCACAGCAAATGTTTCTGAATTCTTTGCTCTCTGCTTGAGAGGCAACTTTAAGCACACTGATTTCTGCTTGCGTTCTTCTTAAGTGTTGCTTATCGGAGTATGTCTGCAGATGGGCCAATCTGCAGTTCTGCTGTTGGCTTCTGAAAATAAAGATGCAGTTTGAGTTCCCCTCTGTCTTCTGCGAGTCCTTCTTCTCTCCAGAGGGGAGGGGGGTGAAGCAGGTCCAGGCAGTCTGAGATCAGCTTCGGAAGGGGAGGGAGATGACAGGCATTTGTGCAACCTCAGCCCACAGGGAACAAGGTGGTCACGATTCCCAAGGCTGCCACTTGCTGCCTCCTTGGGTGGCAATATCCGGGATTTAGCTTTCAATGAAGCCTTGATTCAGATGGATGGCAAGGGAGGAAGATCCACTCCAGTTCCCCTTTTTGTAGAGTCATCATCAAAAATGAAGGAGGCATCTGTGCTGACCGATATGAACAATGGGTTCCAGGATCGCATCCGCCTTCTCCCCACACCCAGTGGcgaaccttggggtctcaaatttcagcaatcCCTTGTGCAACACCAAAAATTCAGcaccccacctctcaccttccattccacatcatagttgtggcgccccctgctctgcacccagtgtgaccaaaccGGTTGCActcctctattattatttttataataatattttattaaagttttcaaagattaacaaccaacaaaaatcactaaaaacaaacagcaaacatcaaaaatccaaacagaaaaacagaaaaagcagaatacaa is a window encoding:
- the LOC144325657 gene encoding C-C motif chemokine 4-like encodes the protein MKLSLVVFPFLLLALAAASPREHDEEFGIHDKSIPSAGLVGLDPSSPCCEKYSNKEFPKNVVKDYFYTSSNCRLSSVVFVFKNGITGCADPNAQWAKDLMEYIDSIKHSPSSRPTTVPIPSA